A DNA window from Pseudomonas sp. GD03919 contains the following coding sequences:
- a CDS encoding TrkH family potassium uptake protein, with amino-acid sequence MALPTLRIIGFIIGIFLITLAISMAIPMLTLLIFEQPQDLYAFLWSSLITLIAGLALVIPGRPENAQLRPRDMYLLTTGSWIVVCAFAALPLMLIAHISYTDAIFETMSGITTTGSTVLVGLDTLSPGILIWRSLLHWLGGIGFIGMAIAILPLLRVGGMRLFQTESSDWGEKVMPRSHMAAKYLLLIYLALTLLGSLAFWAAGMTPFEAINHAMASISTGGFSTSDASLAHWPQPAVHWTAVVLMLLGGMPFMLYVAFVRGNRQALFRDHQVRGFIGFLLLTWLVFGTWLWLNSDYAWLEAFRIVAVNVTSVVTTTGFALGDYTTWGSFAVLLFFYLTFVGGCSGSTAGGLKIFRFQVAYVLLKANLMQLVHPRAVIRQQYNNHNLDEEIVRSMITFSFFFTITIGVLALALTLVGLDWVTALTGAATAVCNVGPGLGPIIGPAGNFASLPDSAKWLLSLGMLLGRLEILTVLVLITRSFWKH; translated from the coding sequence ATGGCCTTGCCGACGCTGCGCATCATCGGTTTCATCATCGGCATATTCCTGATTACCCTGGCGATCAGCATGGCCATTCCCATGCTGACGCTGTTGATCTTTGAACAACCGCAGGACCTCTACGCCTTTCTCTGGTCGAGCCTGATCACCCTGATCGCCGGCCTTGCCCTGGTGATTCCCGGTCGCCCCGAAAACGCCCAGCTGCGCCCGCGCGACATGTACCTGCTGACGACCGGCAGTTGGATCGTGGTCTGCGCTTTCGCCGCTCTGCCGCTGATGTTGATCGCTCACATCAGCTACACCGACGCCATCTTCGAGACCATGTCCGGCATTACCACCACCGGCTCGACCGTGCTGGTTGGTCTGGACACTCTCTCACCCGGCATTCTGATCTGGCGCTCACTGCTACACTGGCTCGGCGGCATCGGCTTCATCGGTATGGCCATCGCCATCTTGCCGCTGCTGCGCGTCGGCGGCATGCGCCTGTTCCAGACCGAATCCTCGGACTGGGGCGAGAAAGTGATGCCACGCTCGCACATGGCCGCCAAGTATCTGCTGCTGATCTACCTGGCCCTGACGCTGCTCGGCTCACTGGCATTCTGGGCAGCCGGGATGACGCCTTTCGAGGCGATCAACCACGCCATGGCCTCGATTTCCACCGGTGGCTTCTCCACCTCCGATGCATCGCTGGCGCACTGGCCACAACCGGCCGTGCACTGGACGGCCGTGGTGCTGATGCTGCTCGGCGGCATGCCCTTCATGCTCTATGTCGCCTTCGTGCGCGGCAATCGCCAGGCGCTGTTCAGGGATCATCAGGTACGCGGCTTCATCGGTTTCCTCCTGCTGACCTGGCTGGTCTTCGGCACCTGGCTATGGCTGAACTCGGATTACGCCTGGCTCGAGGCTTTTCGCATCGTTGCCGTCAACGTCACCTCGGTGGTCACCACCACAGGCTTCGCCCTCGGCGATTACACCACCTGGGGCAGCTTTGCCGTCTTGCTGTTCTTTTACCTGACCTTCGTTGGCGGCTGCTCCGGCTCCACGGCTGGCGGCCTGAAGATCTTCCGCTTCCAGGTCGCCTACGTCCTGCTCAAGGCCAACCTGATGCAGCTGGTGCACCCGCGTGCAGTGATCCGGCAGCAGTACAACAACCACAATCTGGATGAAGAGATCGTCCGCTCGATGATTACCTTCTCCTTCTTCTTCACCATCACCATCGGCGTGCTGGCCCTGGCGCTGACCCTGGTCGGCCTGGACTGGGTAACCGCGCTGACCGGCGCCGCCACTGCAGTGTGCAACGTCGGCCCGGGTCTTGGCCCGATCATCGGCCCGGCCGGCAACTTCGCCAGCCTGCCGGATTCGGCCAAGTGGCTACTGAGCCTGGGCATGCTGCTCGGCCGCCTGGAAATTCTGACCGTGCTGGTCCTGATCACCCGCAGCTTCTGGAAACACTGA
- a CDS encoding TrkH family potassium uptake protein produces MPLASLRILAFINGIFLVTLAVAMLVPVITLLIFEQPQGINAFLWSSMITALAGIAMIAQGRPQQTQLRPRDMYMLTVSSWVMVSIFAALPFIFAERASITDAYFESMSGITATGATVFSGLDDMSPGTLIWRSLLHWLGGIGFIGMAVAILPILRIGGMRLFQTESSDRSEKVMPRSHMVAKYMVLAYVGLSTLAVLAFWWAGMGLFDAINHAMSAIATGGFSTSDASLGKWQQPAIHWVAIVVMVLGSLPFVLYVSTLRGNYRALLRDAQVRGFLYLLAGSWLTLAIWKWLTTDLYWLDALRLVAVNITSIMTTTGFAVGDYHLWGPFASMMFFYLGFVGGCSGSTAGGLKIFRFQVAYILLRANLRQLIHPRAVIKQQYNRHRLDEDIVRSILAFAFFYTITIATLALAVAMCGVDWITALTGAAAMVSGVGPGMGEMVGPAGNYATIPDTAKWLLSLGMLLGRLEILTVLVLLFPAFWRH; encoded by the coding sequence ATGCCTCTAGCCAGCCTGCGCATCCTTGCCTTCATCAACGGCATCTTCCTCGTCACCCTGGCAGTGGCCATGCTGGTGCCGGTGATCACCCTGCTGATCTTCGAACAGCCACAGGGGATCAACGCCTTTCTCTGGTCGAGCATGATCACTGCGCTCGCCGGCATCGCCATGATCGCCCAGGGCAGGCCACAGCAAACACAGCTGCGTCCGCGCGACATGTATATGTTGACGGTGTCGAGCTGGGTCATGGTGTCGATCTTCGCCGCCTTGCCGTTCATTTTCGCCGAACGGGCGAGCATCACCGACGCCTACTTCGAGAGCATGTCAGGCATTACCGCCACTGGCGCGACGGTGTTCAGCGGCCTCGATGACATGTCGCCCGGCACGCTGATCTGGCGCTCGCTGCTGCACTGGCTGGGCGGCATCGGCTTCATCGGCATGGCCGTGGCGATTCTGCCGATCCTGCGCATCGGCGGCATGCGCCTGTTCCAGACCGAGTCGTCGGATCGCTCGGAAAAGGTCATGCCACGCTCGCACATGGTCGCCAAGTACATGGTGCTGGCCTATGTCGGCCTCAGTACCCTGGCAGTGCTGGCCTTCTGGTGGGCCGGCATGGGTCTGTTCGACGCGATCAACCATGCCATGTCAGCCATCGCCACCGGCGGCTTCTCCACCTCGGATGCCTCGCTGGGCAAATGGCAGCAGCCGGCGATTCACTGGGTCGCCATCGTGGTAATGGTGCTCGGCAGCCTGCCGTTCGTGCTCTACGTCAGCACCCTGCGCGGCAACTACCGCGCCCTGTTGCGCGACGCGCAGGTACGCGGCTTCCTCTATCTGCTGGCAGGCAGCTGGCTTACCCTGGCCATCTGGAAATGGCTCACCACCGACCTGTACTGGCTCGATGCACTGCGCCTGGTGGCCGTGAACATCACCTCGATCATGACCACCACCGGGTTCGCCGTGGGCGATTACCACCTGTGGGGGCCGTTCGCCAGCATGATGTTCTTTTACCTGGGTTTTGTCGGCGGTTGCTCCGGCTCTACAGCCGGTGGCCTGAAGATTTTCCGCTTTCAGGTCGCCTATATCCTGCTCAGGGCCAACCTCAGACAGCTCATCCATCCACGCGCGGTGATCAAGCAGCAATACAACCGCCACCGCCTGGATGAAGACATCGTTCGCTCGATTCTTGCCTTCGCCTTCTTCTACACCATCACCATCGCCACCCTGGCCCTGGCGGTCGCCATGTGCGGGGTGGACTGGATCACCGCCCTGACCGGGGCGGCAGCCATGGTCTCCGGTGTCGGCCCTGGCATGGGCGAGATGGTCGGTCCGGCCGGCAACTACGCCACCATTCCCGATACAGCCAAGTGGCTGTTGAGCCTGGGCATGCTGCTCGGGCGCCTGGAAATCCTCACCGTACTGGTGTTGTTGTTCCCGGCCTTCTGGCGTCACTGA
- a CDS encoding DMT family transporter, with protein sequence MRTADLLRLLLLAAIWGASFLLMRVAAPVLGSMPTAFFRASFGMLGLLALLLLLRTNWDFRGKFRICLVLGLINAGVPSVMYCLAALILPAGYSAIFNATTPLMGVLIGALFFHEGITPSKAAGVFLGLLGVAVLTRTGPAAFDLQLLLGAGACLVATTCYGFAGFLTRRWIGQQGGLDNRLTAFASLAGASLFLLPLFAGSLALQPPPSWGSIEVWLSLAGLGLVCTAFAYVLYFRLLADIGPIRASTTTFLIPPFGVLWGALLLGEPLSWDYLPGCLLIALALWLVVRPSASRT encoded by the coding sequence TTGCGTACCGCCGATCTGCTTCGCCTGCTGCTGCTCGCCGCCATCTGGGGCGCCAGTTTCCTGCTCATGCGCGTTGCCGCGCCGGTGCTGGGCAGCATGCCGACCGCCTTCTTCCGCGCCAGTTTCGGCATGCTGGGCTTGCTTGCCCTGCTACTGTTGTTGCGCACGAATTGGGACTTTCGCGGCAAGTTTCGTATCTGCCTGGTACTCGGGCTAATCAACGCCGGCGTGCCGTCAGTCATGTACTGCCTGGCGGCGCTGATCCTGCCGGCCGGTTACTCGGCAATCTTCAACGCCACCACCCCACTCATGGGCGTATTGATCGGCGCGCTGTTCTTTCATGAAGGCATCACCCCGAGCAAGGCAGCCGGCGTATTCCTCGGTCTACTGGGTGTGGCGGTGCTGACCCGTACCGGCCCGGCAGCCTTCGACCTGCAACTGTTGCTCGGTGCCGGAGCCTGCCTGGTAGCCACCACCTGCTATGGCTTCGCCGGTTTCCTTACCCGGCGCTGGATTGGCCAGCAAGGCGGCCTGGACAACCGCTTGACCGCCTTCGCCAGCCTGGCCGGGGCCAGCCTGTTCCTGCTGCCGCTGTTCGCCGGTAGCCTGGCGCTTCAGCCACCGCCGAGCTGGGGTAGCATAGAAGTGTGGCTATCACTGGCAGGTCTTGGGCTGGTCTGCACGGCCTTCGCCTACGTGCTGTACTTCCGCCTGCTGGCCGATATCGGACCGATCAGGGCCAGTACCACCACCTTCCTGATCCCGCCGTTCGGCGTGCTGTGGGGTGCCCTGCTGCTGGGTGAGCCCCTGAGCTGGGACTACCTGCCCGGCTGCCTGTTGATCGCCCTGGCCTTGTGGCTGGTGGTGCGCCCGAGCGCGAGCAGAACGTAG
- a CDS encoding AraC family transcriptional regulator: MNERTTSSSWALAIVQALELGGVDCLSLFAELGMDYAALSDPDARFPQDGMTRLWQRAVALSGNPAIGLNMAKVVRPASFHVVGYALMSSRNLREGFTRLVRYQRIIGEGADLSFLAQPDGYALTLVIHGDRLPSARQSAEASLAYCLAFCRWLTGKPIRPREIRLQGPPPADLAAYQEVFQAPLTFNAEQHALIFTRADLEAPLPSANEALAQLHDGFAGDYLARFCSSRVTHQARQVLCRLLPQGEPRREVVAQTLHLSQRTLQRRLQEEGTSYQQLLDDTRRELAEQYLGRADLTLLEVAYLLGFADPSNFFRAFRRWFGATPGEYRSRRGLGD; encoded by the coding sequence ATGAACGAAAGAACCACATCCTCCAGCTGGGCATTGGCCATCGTACAGGCGCTGGAGCTGGGCGGGGTCGACTGCCTCAGTCTGTTCGCTGAACTGGGTATGGACTACGCCGCCCTGAGTGACCCCGACGCACGCTTCCCGCAGGACGGCATGACCAGGCTGTGGCAGCGCGCCGTGGCGCTGTCCGGCAATCCGGCCATTGGTCTGAACATGGCAAAGGTGGTGCGGCCGGCGTCCTTCCATGTGGTCGGTTACGCGTTGATGTCCAGTCGCAATCTGCGCGAAGGTTTCACGCGCCTGGTGCGTTATCAGCGCATCATCGGCGAGGGCGCGGATCTGAGCTTCCTGGCGCAGCCTGATGGTTACGCGCTGACGCTGGTCATTCATGGCGACCGTCTGCCGTCTGCCCGACAAAGTGCCGAGGCTTCACTGGCGTACTGCCTGGCCTTCTGCCGCTGGCTCACTGGCAAGCCCATTCGGCCGCGTGAGATTCGTCTGCAAGGGCCGCCGCCTGCCGATCTTGCAGCTTATCAGGAGGTATTCCAGGCGCCATTGACGTTCAATGCCGAGCAGCATGCACTGATTTTTACCCGTGCCGATCTCGAGGCGCCATTGCCCAGCGCCAACGAGGCGCTGGCGCAACTGCATGACGGATTCGCCGGCGATTACCTGGCACGCTTCTGCAGCAGCCGTGTCACCCACCAGGCGCGACAGGTGCTGTGCCGCCTGCTACCGCAGGGCGAGCCGCGCCGCGAGGTGGTGGCGCAAACCCTGCATCTGTCGCAACGCACCTTGCAGCGGCGCCTGCAGGAGGAGGGCACCAGCTATCAGCAGTTGCTGGACGATACCCGTCGAGAGCTGGCCGAGCAGTATCTCGGGCGGGCCGATCTGACCTTGCTGGAGGTCGCTTACCTGCTTGGCTTTGCCGATCCGAGCAACTTCTTCAGGGCGTTTCGTCGCTGGTTCGGCGCAACGCCTGGCGAGTACCGCAGCCGTCGCGGGCTTGGCGACTGA
- the gltX gene encoding glutamate--tRNA ligase, with amino-acid sequence MTTVRTRIAPSPTGDPHVGTAYIALFNLCFARQHGGQFILRIEDTDQLRSTRESEQQIFDALRWLGIEWDEGPDVGGPHGPYRQSERGEIYKKYSDELVAKGHAFPCFCSAERLDEVRAQQMANKETPRYDGHCMHLEPAEAQRRIAAGESHVVRMKVPSEGVCVVPDMLRGDVEIPWDRMDMQVLMKADGLPTYFLANVVDDHLMGITHVLRGEEWLPSAPKLIKLYEYFGWEQPALCYMPLLRNPDKSKLSKRKNPTSITFYERMGYLPQAMLNYLGRMGWSMPDEREKFSLAEMIEHFDINRVSLGGPIFDLEKLSWLNGQWLRELPVETFAAEVQKWALNPEYLMKIAPHVQGRVETFSQIAPLAGFFLSGGLNLDAKLFEHKKLSPDQVRQLMQLILWKLEALRQWEKERITGCIQAVVEHLELKLRDAMPLMFAAITGQASSVSVLDAMEILGPDLTRFRLRQALELLGGTSKKEAKEWERLLASIT; translated from the coding sequence ATGACCACCGTTCGTACCCGTATCGCGCCATCGCCCACCGGCGACCCCCATGTCGGCACCGCTTACATCGCACTGTTCAACCTGTGCTTCGCTCGTCAGCACGGTGGTCAGTTCATCCTGCGCATCGAAGACACCGACCAGCTGCGTTCGACCCGCGAGTCCGAGCAGCAGATTTTCGATGCCCTGCGCTGGCTGGGTATCGAATGGGACGAAGGCCCGGACGTCGGCGGCCCGCATGGCCCGTACCGGCAGAGCGAGCGCGGCGAGATCTACAAGAAGTATTCGGACGAACTGGTCGCCAAGGGCCATGCCTTCCCGTGCTTCTGCTCCGCCGAGCGCCTCGATGAGGTGCGCGCGCAGCAGATGGCCAACAAGGAAACCCCGCGCTACGACGGCCACTGCATGCATCTGGAACCGGCCGAGGCGCAGCGCCGCATCGCCGCAGGCGAGTCGCATGTGGTGCGCATGAAGGTGCCGAGCGAAGGCGTTTGCGTGGTGCCGGACATGCTGCGTGGCGATGTCGAGATCCCGTGGGATCGTATGGACATGCAGGTGCTGATGAAGGCCGATGGCCTGCCCACCTACTTCCTGGCCAACGTGGTCGACGACCACCTGATGGGTATCACCCATGTGCTGCGCGGCGAGGAATGGCTGCCGTCGGCGCCCAAGCTGATCAAGCTGTACGAGTACTTCGGTTGGGAGCAGCCGGCGCTGTGCTATATGCCGCTGCTGCGCAATCCGGACAAGAGCAAGCTGTCCAAGCGCAAGAATCCCACCAGCATCACCTTCTACGAGCGCATGGGCTACCTGCCGCAGGCCATGCTCAACTACCTCGGCCGCATGGGCTGGTCGATGCCGGACGAGCGCGAGAAGTTCTCCCTGGCCGAGATGATCGAGCACTTCGATATCAATCGCGTGTCGCTGGGCGGGCCGATCTTCGACCTGGAGAAACTGTCCTGGTTAAACGGCCAATGGCTGCGCGAGCTGCCGGTGGAAACCTTCGCCGCCGAAGTGCAGAAATGGGCGCTCAACCCCGAGTACCTGATGAAGATCGCGCCGCACGTGCAGGGCAGGGTGGAAACCTTCAGCCAGATCGCGCCGCTGGCTGGCTTCTTCTTATCCGGTGGCCTGAATCTGGATGCCAAGCTGTTCGAGCACAAGAAGCTCTCGCCCGATCAGGTGCGCCAGCTGATGCAGCTGATCCTGTGGAAGCTCGAAGCGCTGCGCCAGTGGGAAAAGGAGCGTATCACCGGCTGCATTCAGGCGGTGGTCGAGCACCTGGAGCTGAAGCTGCGTGATGCCATGCCGTTGATGTTCGCCGCCATTACGGGCCAGGCCAGCTCGGTGTCGGTACTCGATGCCATGGAAATCCTTGGCCCGGACCTGACCCGCTTCCGCCTGCGCCAGGCACTGGAGCTGCTCGGTGGCACCTCGAAGAAAGAGGCCAAGGAGTGGGAAAGGTTGCTGGCCAGCATCACCTGA
- a CDS encoding YkgJ family cysteine cluster protein codes for MSEANPCLTCGACCAFFRVSFFWGECQSAGGSVPDEQVVQISPHYVAMRGTESAPARCTQLLGDVGCGVRCTMYEQRSSSCREFAASWENGVHNPRCDDARKAHGLPPLTPPVQPVISPDRVA; via the coding sequence ATGTCCGAAGCTAATCCCTGTCTTACGTGCGGTGCCTGCTGCGCGTTTTTTCGCGTGTCCTTCTTCTGGGGCGAGTGCCAATCCGCAGGCGGTAGCGTGCCGGATGAACAGGTCGTCCAGATCAGCCCCCATTACGTCGCCATGCGAGGTACCGAGAGCGCCCCCGCGCGCTGTACCCAGTTGCTCGGCGATGTCGGTTGCGGCGTGCGCTGCACCATGTACGAACAGCGCTCGAGCAGTTGCCGCGAGTTCGCAGCGAGCTGGGAGAACGGCGTACACAACCCGCGCTGTGACGACGCGCGCAAGGCCCATGGCTTGCCGCCGCTGACGCCACCGGTGCAGCCGGTGATATCGCCTGACCGGGTGGCCTGA
- a CDS encoding LysR family transcriptional regulator, with product MGLDDALIFTRVVECHSFTQAATSLGMQKSTVSRRIALLEERLGVRLLNRTTRKLRLTEVGQAYYERCRQIMLDFAEAEQAVMQLQREPSGLLRITSPIEFGQLFLGRVLGEFMRQYPQIDAEVELTSRPVDPLEEGVDIAILVGQPQDSTLIARKLFESGRRLCASPTYLAAHGTPRSVAELEGHRAILLQQDAPRYWPLLDEHLPCRRVMTCNNITFAREATLAGAGIAGLPVMISEEAVRSGRLVELLPEARLPVGEVYAIYPSRRFQAMKVKTFLDFLIASLPITRGGLLEPGAVGLLTSPA from the coding sequence ATGGGGCTTGATGATGCGCTGATCTTTACCCGCGTGGTGGAGTGCCACAGCTTCACGCAGGCGGCGACCAGCCTGGGTATGCAGAAATCGACGGTGAGCCGGCGCATCGCCTTGCTCGAGGAGCGCCTCGGCGTACGTCTGCTCAACCGCACCACGCGCAAATTGCGCCTGACTGAAGTGGGCCAGGCCTATTACGAGCGTTGCCGACAGATCATGCTCGACTTCGCCGAGGCCGAGCAGGCGGTGATGCAGTTGCAGCGCGAGCCATCGGGGCTGTTGCGAATCACCTCGCCCATCGAGTTCGGCCAGTTGTTTCTCGGGCGAGTGCTGGGTGAGTTCATGCGCCAATACCCGCAGATCGACGCCGAGGTGGAGCTGACCTCGCGCCCGGTTGATCCGCTGGAGGAGGGCGTGGACATCGCCATTCTGGTCGGCCAGCCGCAGGACTCTACGCTAATCGCGCGCAAGCTGTTCGAGAGTGGCCGGCGCCTGTGCGCCAGCCCTACGTATCTGGCTGCACACGGTACACCGCGCAGCGTTGCCGAGCTGGAAGGGCATCGGGCGATCCTGTTGCAGCAGGATGCGCCGCGTTACTGGCCGCTGCTGGACGAGCATCTGCCATGCCGGCGGGTGATGACCTGCAACAACATCACCTTCGCCCGCGAGGCGACACTGGCGGGCGCCGGCATTGCCGGGCTGCCGGTGATGATCAGTGAAGAGGCGGTGCGCAGCGGGCGCCTGGTCGAGCTGCTGCCCGAGGCGCGGCTGCCGGTGGGCGAGGTCTATGCCATCTATCCATCGCGGCGCTTTCAGGCAATGAAGGTCAAGACCTTTCTCGACTTTCTCATCGCCAGCTTGCCCATCACACGGGGCGGCCTGCTGGAGCCGGGGGCCGTCGGCCTGCTAACATCGCCCGCTTGA
- a CDS encoding adenylate/guanylate cyclase domain-containing protein, whose product MKPATPSRANGLPTPPLREYYSRALAYIATAATIAAGTYVGYFSYDILWMVPYALLYPHLAHNLSRRFKRDHPAKTDLTLLFFDALHAGASCVLLGFSVVPSLMFLLILCFSALVIGGLRYLGLSLLVAASGMALCAALVGIHPRTETPTLVALVSILFATLYICITAYFVNQQGIRLAQVRSEIKCEQEKAARLARNLAKYLSPQVWESIFTGKKSVRLETQRKKLTVFFSDIKGFTELTEELEAEQLTDLLNTYLNEMSKIALKYGGTIDKFIGDSVMVFFGDPSSKGAKQDAVAAVSMAIAMRKHMKVLRQQWRAQGITKPLEIRMGLNTGYCTVGNFGADTRMDYTIIGREVNLASRLESAAESGEILISHEAYSLVKDVIMCRDKGQITVKGFTRPVQIYQVVDFRRDLGATSSYVEHELPGFSMYLDTNGIQNYDKERVIQALNQAAEKLRDKIIL is encoded by the coding sequence ATGAAGCCAGCCACCCCCAGTCGTGCCAACGGACTGCCTACGCCGCCACTGCGCGAATACTACTCGCGCGCACTGGCCTATATCGCCACGGCAGCCACTATCGCTGCCGGCACCTATGTCGGTTATTTCTCCTACGACATCCTGTGGATGGTGCCCTACGCCCTGCTTTACCCGCATCTGGCGCACAATCTCAGCCGCCGTTTCAAACGCGACCACCCTGCAAAGACCGACCTCACCCTGCTCTTCTTCGACGCCCTGCATGCCGGCGCATCCTGCGTGCTGCTCGGTTTTTCCGTCGTCCCCAGCCTGATGTTTCTGCTGATCCTGTGCTTCAGTGCATTGGTCATTGGCGGTCTGCGCTACCTGGGTCTGTCGTTGCTGGTCGCAGCAAGCGGTATGGCGCTGTGCGCCGCGCTGGTGGGGATTCACCCCAGAACCGAGACACCGACGCTGGTGGCATTGGTCAGCATCCTCTTCGCCACACTCTACATCTGCATCACTGCCTACTTCGTCAACCAGCAGGGCATACGCCTGGCCCAGGTGCGCAGCGAAATCAAGTGCGAGCAGGAAAAGGCCGCGCGTCTGGCGCGCAACCTGGCCAAGTACCTGTCACCGCAGGTCTGGGAATCGATTTTCACCGGCAAGAAAAGCGTGCGCCTGGAGACTCAGCGCAAGAAGCTCACGGTGTTCTTCTCCGACATCAAGGGTTTCACCGAGCTGACCGAAGAGCTGGAAGCCGAGCAACTCACCGACCTGCTCAACACCTACCTCAATGAAATGTCGAAGATCGCCCTGAAATATGGCGGCACCATCGACAAATTCATCGGCGACAGCGTCATGGTGTTCTTCGGCGACCCCAGCAGCAAAGGCGCCAAGCAGGACGCCGTGGCGGCCGTTTCCATGGCCATCGCCATGCGCAAGCACATGAAGGTGCTGCGCCAGCAATGGCGTGCACAGGGCATCACCAAGCCGCTGGAGATTCGCATGGGGCTCAATACCGGCTACTGCACGGTGGGTAATTTCGGCGCTGACACGCGCATGGACTACACCATCATCGGCCGCGAAGTGAACCTGGCCAGCCGCCTGGAAAGCGCAGCAGAATCCGGCGAGATTCTCATCTCCCACGAAGCCTATTCGCTGGTCAAGGACGTGATCATGTGCCGCGACAAGGGCCAAATCACGGTCAAGGGCTTCACCCGCCCGGTACAGATCTACCAGGTGGTGGATTTCCGTCGCGACCTGGGCGCCACCTCCAGCTACGTCGAACACGAGCTGCCCGGCTTCTCCATGTACCTGGACACCAATGGCATCCAGAACTACGACAAGGAACGGGTGATCCAGGCGCTCAACCAGGCCGCCGAAAAGCTGCGCGACAAGATCATCCTTTAA
- a CDS encoding Mpo1-like protein, translating into MTAQTTERYQSFAEFYPYYLQEHSNPVCRRLHYAGSLLVLAILAYALLSQQWLWLLAMPLAGYGFAWIGHFVFEKNRPATFQYPLYSLMGDWVMLKDAFTGRIRF; encoded by the coding sequence ATGACCGCCCAGACCACCGAACGCTACCAGAGCTTCGCCGAGTTCTACCCCTACTACCTGCAGGAGCACAGCAACCCGGTGTGCCGTCGCCTGCACTATGCCGGCAGCCTGCTGGTGCTGGCGATCCTCGCCTATGCCCTGCTCAGCCAGCAATGGCTGTGGCTGCTGGCCATGCCACTGGCCGGATACGGTTTCGCCTGGATCGGTCACTTCGTTTTCGAAAAGAATCGTCCAGCCACCTTCCAGTACCCGCTCTATAGCCTGATGGGCGACTGGGTGATGCTCAAGGATGCCTTTACCGGACGCATCCGCTTCTGA